One genomic window of Acomys russatus chromosome 29, mAcoRus1.1, whole genome shotgun sequence includes the following:
- the Htr1d gene encoding 5-hydroxytryptamine receptor 1D: protein MSLANQSIEGLPQEASNRSLNTTGAWDPQVLQALKISLVVVLSTITLATVLSNAFVLTTILLTKKLHTPANYLIGSLATTDLLVSVLVMPISIAYTTTRTWNFGQILCDIWVSSDITCCTASILHLCVIALDRYWAITDALEYSKRRTAGHAAAMIAAVWAISICISIPPLFWRQATAHEEMSDCLVNTSQISYTIYSTCGAFYIPSVLLIILYGRIYVAARSRILNPPSLYGKRFTTAQLITGSAGSSLCSLNPSLHESHTHTAGSPLFFNQVKIKLADSILERKRISAAREKKATKTLGIILGAFIVCWLPFFVVSLVLPICRDSCWIHPALFDFFTWLGYLNSLINPIIYTVFNEDFRQAFQKVVHFRKAS from the coding sequence ATGTCTCTGGCAAACCAGTCCATCGAAGGTCTTCCCCAGGAGGCCTCCAACAGATCCCTGAATACTACAGGGGCTTGGGACCCACAGGTCCTGCAAGCGCTCAAAATCTCCCTTGTGGTGGTCCTCTCCACTATCACCCTGGCCACGGTCCTCTCCAATGCCTTTGTACTCACCACCATCTTACTCACCAAGAAGCTCCACACCCCGGCCAATTATCTCATTGGCTCCTTGGCCACCACCGACCTCCTGGTTTCTGTCTTGGTCATGCCCATCAGCATAGCCTATACCACCACTCGCACCTGGAACTTTGGCCAAATCTTGTGTGATATCTGGGTGTCTTCTGACATCACCTGCTGCACGGCCTCCATCTTGCATCTCTGTGTCATTGCTCTGGACCGATACTGGGCCATCACTGATGCCCTGGAGTACAGCAAGCGCCGGACAGCTGGCCACGCGGCAGCCATGATTGCGGCAGTCTGGGCCATCTCCATCTGCATTTCCATCCCACCACTCTTCTGGCGTCAGGCCACGGCTCATGAGGAAATGTCCGACTGCCTGGTGAACACATCTCAGATCTCTTACACCATCTACTCCACCTGTGGGGCCTTCTACATCCCGTCCGTCTTGCTCATTATCCTGTATGGCCGCATATACGTAGCCGCCCGGAGTCGGATCCTGAACCCACCCTCCCTCTACGGGAAGCGCTTCACCACGGCCCAGCTTATCACGGGCTCCGCGGGCTCCTCACTCTGCTCCCTCAATCCCAGCCTCCAcgagagccacacacacacagccggcTCTCCTCTCTTTTTCAACCAAGTGAAAATCAAGCTCGCTGATAGCATCCTAGAACGAAAGAGGATCTCTGCAGCTCGAGAAAAGAAAGCCACTAAAACCTTGGGCATCATTCTGGGGGCCTTTATCGTCTGCTGGCTGCCTTTCTTTGTGGTGTCGCTGGTCCTCCCCATCTGCAGGGACTCCTGTTGGATCCACCCGGCTCTCTTTGACTTCTTCACCTGGCTAGGTTATTTAAACTCCCTCATTAACCCCATCATTTATACCGTGTTCAACGAAGACTTTCGACAAGCATTTCAAAAAGTTGTCCACTTCCGGAAAGCCTCCTAG